Part of the Tepiditoga spiralis genome, TATTTATCTCATGATTTATAGATTTTTTTTCATTTAAATACATATAATATTTTTCTTCAGTATTTTTTAATTGAGAGTTTTTTTCTAAAATTTCAAAGTTTATTTTATTCATTTTTTCTGTATACTGTGTGGAATTTTCTGAAAAAATAGAAAGTTCTTCAGTATAGTATTTTATATTTTTTTCTTGTTCTTTTTGAATAACTTTTAAAGAGTTTATTTCTTTATTTAGTTCATTTAATTCATTTTTATAGGTTTCAATTCTATTTAAAATAGAATCATAAGAACTTTTTTTATTTTTTAAATCATTGTTTAATTGTTTATAATTAGAACTTTCAATATTTCTTTTTAATATTAACTCTTTTAATTCTTCTTCTAAAGAGTTTAAATGTAATTTTAATTTTTTTATTTTTTGAGATTTTTGTTCTTCTAAATCTTTATAATAATTAATATTTTCAATACTTTCTTCAATTTTTAACTTTAATTCTTCTATTTCTCTTTTTCTTTTTAATATAATAGATGAATCATATCTTGTTTTTCCACCACTTATAGCTCCTGAGCCATAAACGACTTCACCTTTTAAAGTAACAATTGTTGATTTGAAACCATTTTTAGATATTGTTATTGCGGTTTTTAATTCATCTACAAGCAAGATATTAGAAAAAGTATATTGCATTACTTTTATATATTTTTTATCAAATTCTACTATATTAATTAAATAATCAATTACACCAGCTTCTTTTAAAATATTTTTATTTAGTGCATACGTACCTTTCATTAAATCAAGAGGTAAAAAAGTGATTCTTCCTCCAACTCTTTTCATATAATTAATATACTTGTCTGCTTCTGAAGAACTGTTAATTACTATATTTTGAAGCTTTGCACCAGCTGCTGCCGAAATAGCCTCTTCAAATTGTTCTTCAACTTCTATTAGATTTGCAACTACATCTATTACATTTTTTTCATCTTTGAATCTTTTAAAGAATTCTTTTATGGACTTAGAATATCCATCATAAGAATTTACTTGATTTTTAATAATTTCAAGTTTGTATTCGCTTTCTTGTTTTTCTTTAAAAAAATAGTTAAGTTCATTTTTTATTTTCTCTAATTCTTGAAACTCTATACTTTGTTTATTTTTTTCTTTTATAATTATTTCTTTTAATGTTTTTTCTTCATCGGTACTTATTTTTAATTTATCTTCTATTTTTTGTATTTCTTTAGATAAGTTTTTAATATCTTTTTCTAATTTTTTGAATTCTTCATTTAAATATGAAATTCTTTCTTGTTTTCCTGTTATTTCTTTGTTAGAAGTAGATAATTTTTTGTTAGTTTCAGTAAATAAATTTTTTTCTTGAGATAGTTTTGCTTTAAATTCTGAAATTTTTTTATTTTGTTCTGAAACTTTTTCGTCTAATTCATTTTTTTCAGAAGTAATAATTTCAAGCTTATTTTTTACTTTAATCATATCATTATAATATTTTTCTGATAAGTCTTTTATTTCTGTATAACGTAATTCTAATTTTTTTAAATTTTCTGTATATGTTTTTATTTTCCAATCATGTTCAACAATTTTACTATTTGTGTTATTTAATAGTTCTGAAATTCTATTTTTTTCTTTTTCAAGTAAAGAAATTCTATTTCTATAATTTTCTATTATTTCACCATTTTGAGATAATGATTTATCAACATTTTCTATTTCTTGTTTTAAAGACATGTAAGCTCTTTCGGCATCAAAAGATTTTGAAAGCAACTCTTTCATTTCTTTAGAGAGTTCTTCATTTAAATATTTTAATGAATCTATTTTTAATTTAATAGATATTTTTTTTGCACCATAAAATTTTTTTCCAATGTTTTTTAATTCATTTGTATATGATAAATGTTTTTTAGCTCTGGAAGCTCTATTAGAAAGATTTTTTAACCTTTTTTCAGTTTCAAATAAAACATCTTTTAATCTTTCTAAATTTTCAGATGTTTTTTCAAGTAATTTAAGTGATGTTTCTTTTTCTTTCAAATATTTTCCAATATCTATTATTCCAAGTACTAAATCTCTTAAATCTTCTGGAGAAGATTTTACTATATCACTAACTTGACCTTGACTTATTATAGAATAAAATTGCTTACCTACACCTCCGTTTGAAAAAATAGAGTGTAATTCTTTTAAAGTAGAAGTTTTATTATTTAATAAGTATTTTCCAGAATTTTTATCTAAAATTTTTCCAATTTCAAAAATTTCATTTTTTTCATTTTTTAAGGTTAAAAAAACTTTTGCAATTTTTGCAGGTTTTAATTTTTCAGTACCAGAAAATATTACATCAGTTCTATCATCTATTCTCATTTGTTTTGATGATTGTTCTCCTAATAGCCATCGAATTGCATCAACTATATTAGATTTCCCAGAACCATTAGGTCCAACAATTGCTATTATTTTTTTATTTAATTCAAAACTAGTTGGTTTTGCAAAGCTTTTAAAACCATCTATTGTTAAATTTAATAGTTCCATTTAGACTCCTCCTGAAGCTTTCATCCTTTCATTTATTACTTTTACTATTTCATCAGCAGTTTTTCCAGAATTAAAAGCTTTATACATCCAACCTATTGCCTTCATATCAAAAGAAGCATACCATGTAGGAGAATTTTTTTCCATTGATTGATTTCTTATTAAATAACTTGGATGAAATGTTGCAAAAATTTTTATGTTGCCTTTCCAGTCAAAAAAATGACCCCTTGCTGCAGTTATTTTTTTATTTATACCAAAATATTTTAGAGATGTTGAACCAAGTGCAACAATTATTTTAGGTTTTAATATAATTAATTGAGATTCTAAAAAGGGAGTGCATAATTTAATTTCTTCTGTTGTTGGAACTCTATTTTTAGGAGGTCTACATTTTACGATATTGGTTATATACACATCACTTTTTTTTAATTTAGACCAATTAACTAACATTTTTTCAAGAAACTGACCAGCTTTCCCAACAAATGGATGACCAGTAGCATCTTCATCGGCTCCAGGACCTTCTCCTACAAAAACTATTGGAGAGTTTATATTTCCTTCTCCAGGAACAGTTGTATTTCTACTTAGATGTAATGAA contains:
- a CDS encoding uracil-DNA glycosylase gives rise to the protein MFDKNFEIEYINKKISKCEKCSLHLSRNTTVPGEGNINSPIVFVGEGPGADEDATGHPFVGKAGQFLEKMLVNWSKLKKSDVYITNIVKCRPPKNRVPTTEEIKLCTPFLESQLIILKPKIIVALGSTSLKYFGINKKITAARGHFFDWKGNIKIFATFHPSYLIRNQSMEKNSPTWYASFDMKAIGWMYKAFNSGKTADEIVKVINERMKASGGV
- the smc gene encoding chromosome segregation protein SMC; translation: MELLNLTIDGFKSFAKPTSFELNKKIIAIVGPNGSGKSNIVDAIRWLLGEQSSKQMRIDDRTDVIFSGTEKLKPAKIAKVFLTLKNEKNEIFEIGKILDKNSGKYLLNNKTSTLKELHSIFSNGGVGKQFYSIISQGQVSDIVKSSPEDLRDLVLGIIDIGKYLKEKETSLKLLEKTSENLERLKDVLFETEKRLKNLSNRASRAKKHLSYTNELKNIGKKFYGAKKISIKLKIDSLKYLNEELSKEMKELLSKSFDAERAYMSLKQEIENVDKSLSQNGEIIENYRNRISLLEKEKNRISELLNNTNSKIVEHDWKIKTYTENLKKLELRYTEIKDLSEKYYNDMIKVKNKLEIITSEKNELDEKVSEQNKKISEFKAKLSQEKNLFTETNKKLSTSNKEITGKQERISYLNEEFKKLEKDIKNLSKEIQKIEDKLKISTDEEKTLKEIIIKEKNKQSIEFQELEKIKNELNYFFKEKQESEYKLEIIKNQVNSYDGYSKSIKEFFKRFKDEKNVIDVVANLIEVEEQFEEAISAAAGAKLQNIVINSSSEADKYINYMKRVGGRITFLPLDLMKGTYALNKNILKEAGVIDYLINIVEFDKKYIKVMQYTFSNILLVDELKTAITISKNGFKSTIVTLKGEVVYGSGAISGGKTRYDSSIILKRKREIEELKLKIEESIENINYYKDLEEQKSQKIKKLKLHLNSLEEELKELILKRNIESSNYKQLNNDLKNKKSSYDSILNRIETYKNELNELNKEINSLKVIQKEQEKNIKYYTEELSIFSENSTQYTEKMNKINFEILEKNSQLKNTEEKYYMYLNEKKSINHEINNLKNNIINNETEFKNLKSLLETYKKDFEKVQNSHKTLSEEISKIFDIMKNNRKGKVEKIDKLEELDKNRTNIKNKIQEIKDKKNKNDFDIKTLEQNIKFIVEKAKNIDLNEEEFEKEQLEEFEIKALENRIKDIEKALKNIGSVDLTVLKEYKEVRNDFEQKNIEKKDILDSIKKIKDSIDLLDETAEKEFFNFFNLLNEEFKKLVSKLFVNGYGELNLIGEGKDFEKGIQISVKKAGRRFQKLSLFSGGEKALIAIAFLFAMMNLNPSPFYILDEIDAPLDDINAGKIASLIHENSNKSQFLVITHNKLMMEIAEVFYGITMKQGITKVVPVNFKLLEKGVNS